The stretch of DNA AGGTATTTAGGTTCGTCTGTTGTGTTGGACATAATCTTCTTCGCTAATAGGTCACGCTTGTCTTGTTAAACCCCTCACCGCGGCTCGCATCACAGGCGGGCAAACGGCATTACCAAGCAACTTAATACTATCACGCCGACTACTAGTTTTGACAGAGAACTTCATAGGCATACCCATGGCAGCCTTTAATTCCGGCACCTGAAGCATTCGCATAAAATGCTGTGCCTTCTTAACTTTTACATATGCAAAACGGTCAAGCGTAGTAATAGTTCGTAAGGGACGTGTAAGCCGCTGCCATCCTCCTGCATGATCGCTACCGTAGTATACGATTAGAAATGGGCGTTTCGTTCCCACGACATCCATCGCCCTCTCGGCGCGTGCCAACGTCGCGTCTGCTCTTCCAGGCTGTCGCAATGGCGTGAATCTGTACTCGCTATTTTTGACAATGATGCTTGAGGCTGGAATGGGAAACGCGAAATTGGATGTGATCGATGCCGGTTCGCGTTCTCGATCACAAAGAAGAAACAGTCTACGTCGCGTCTGTGGCACACCGAAAAGCGACGAATCAAGCACCTGTGGGCTAACGTGATAGCCGAGTCCTATGAGATCATCCAGGAACTCGTCGTAGCGTGACCAGTTACGCATATTCACAACATTTTCCACGATGATCCAACGGGGCTCAAATACTTTGGCAAAGCGTATTACATGAAAGGCTGTTTCCTTGCTTTTCTCGCAACGCGGACTATTGCCTTTAGCAGGACTGTGGTTGGTGCACTCTGGTGACGCAATCAAGAGGTTAATGTCTTTTATTTCACTTCTCAACTGCCGGTTGGTCCAGTCTTCCAGTCGCCCCTCAAAAAACCATGCGTCTGGAAAATTGGCAGAGTACGCATCACCTGCGATATCCCATTTATCGAATCCTGCGACGACCTCGGCACCAGCGAGTTTGGCCCCCCAGCTGCTTCCACCTGCGCCGCAGAATAAATCGATGGCCCGAACTCCTGCTGAATTGTTTATGCTCGTCCTCACCATATTCGCCTTCTCCAATGTCAAGGGGCCATAACTTCACCTAATGTAAGGAGTTATCGGCAAAAACAGTGCAGAACACCAGGTCGCTTCCTGGCACCGTGCACGGTCATAGTGGTGTAAGTAGCGATTGGAGCCACATATAACGGCATTTTCTCGCTCATTGCCAATGGCTTAAACTGCATGCTTGGCTGGGCAGTTCACCACGTGAGATCGATTTCTCGCCGAGACACCTGGGACAGGGCCGGTGTTGAAGAAGGGTGACCGTGTGCGGCTTCAATTCGACATTCAGCTCAACCGTGGCGACTTTGTTGCCAAAGACCGCGACGAGATATTGACCGTCGGTGCCCGGCATCTGATCGCCGGTTTCCGCTACGGCCTGGAGGGGATGCGCGTCGGAGGCATGCGTCAATTCCGAGCGAGTCCGCATTTGTGTTACCGCGACGAAGAGCTTCAGGGCATCCCGAAGAATGCCGTGCTGGTTTTCAACATCAAGTCTGTGGAGCTCATGGGCTAACGAAGCATCGCATGTCTTCCAGCCAAATTGGATCGCGCGCAACACAAACATCTCTTTGAGCAACTCGTCGCGCGTCGCCAATTCCGCGCTCTTTTTCTGCCATAACGTTATGCAACTTGCATAACTTTTCGAGGCTCAGCGTGCTTGCAGGAATGTGTTCTAAGAATCTCGGTAATTTCCCTATTTTTTTGTTTACATTCCTTAACAAATCCGTAGACTCATTAGCTTAGTAACCTTTGAGGTCAAATGTCACAGCGTGGCATTTGAAGTCAAGCAGGCGTTTTGAGCCTGCTTCAGGAGATACAAACTCTCGCAGTTCTCGAAAGTTTGCCGGCGATGAAAAAAGCAGTGCGCGCTGCGACGTTGCGCTGTTTTTTGAACGGCTGGAAAACTTGAATAGCAACGATTTCTCTCCCTCTCATTGAATTTCGAGGCTCAGTTCATGGCTCGCGCAATTTTCGCAGCTCCTCTTCGAACACAATTGACGCTTCAATTGTTCCGCCCGCTGGCCGTCTTGTTTGCCATGGTGTTGTTCTCATCGACTTTGACCGGTTGCGGCGATACTTCGCACGGCGACCGTGTTCCACTGACTGGTACCGTCAAAAAAGGAGGAGAATTGTTGCAGACAAAAGCAACGATTTACTTCAATCCTTTGCCGGATCAAGGTGGAAACGGCTCCAGTGGCGAGGTTGCCGAAGGTCGGTTTACGATCCCCGCAGAAAGCGGTCCGACACCGGGCAAAAAGTACAATGTTTCTGTGATCACATCACCTGGTATTCCTGCCGACGACACGCCGCGGGACCAGATCAAGCTTCCGGAACGCTTGGAAACGACGGTCGAAATCCCGTCGCGCGACAGTGAGGACAGTCCGGAGCTAGAGATTGTTTTTGACTGACGTCATCACCAATCTTTCTTTGAGTTGACACGATGTCCTTTTTAACCCTTTTCAGCGGGAGGAGTTATGTTGCAAACACGAAAACGCACGTCGGGATTCACACTCATTGAGCTACTGGTGGTGATTGCTATCATTGCCATTTTGATTGCTCTGTTGTTGCCAGCTGTCCAGCAGGCACGCGAGGCAGCTCGCCGCACCCAGTGCCGCAACAACCTGAAGCAAATCGGACTGGCGCTACACAACTA from Symmachiella dynata encodes:
- a CDS encoding DNA cytosine methyltransferase gives rise to the protein MVRTSINNSAGVRAIDLFCGAGGSSWGAKLAGAEVVAGFDKWDIAGDAYSANFPDAWFFEGRLEDWTNRQLRSEIKDINLLIASPECTNHSPAKGNSPRCEKSKETAFHVIRFAKVFEPRWIIVENVVNMRNWSRYDEFLDDLIGLGYHVSPQVLDSSLFGVPQTRRRLFLLCDREREPASITSNFAFPIPASSIIVKNSEYRFTPLRQPGRADATLARAERAMDVVGTKRPFLIVYYGSDHAGGWQRLTRPLRTITTLDRFAYVKVKKAQHFMRMLQVPELKAAMGMPMKFSVKTSSRRDSIKLLGNAVCPPVMRAAVRGLTRQA
- a CDS encoding FKBP-type peptidyl-prolyl cis-trans isomerase, coding for MRLQFDIQLNRGDFVAKDRDEILTVGARHLIAGFRYGLEGMRVGGMRQFRASPHLCYRDEELQGIPKNAVLVFNIKSVELMG